One genomic region from Leptolyngbyaceae cyanobacterium JSC-12 encodes:
- a CDS encoding pre-peptidase C family protein (IMG reference gene:2510095397~PFAM: Bacterial pre-peptidase C-terminal domain), with the protein MTSTSVEQSAFAGLPSLLDQSPLDSSIPSLHSTNSAANLTPLQLPSFSGSSAILSVGNSIFTAVNIGALNGTVLGTGLVNSSDPSDYFRFTTSAPGSLSMSLTGMGTGDADIYLIQDINNNGVLDVNLGEIIERSRSSSNTEFLSVNLLAPGTYYALVNHFSGGTTNYVLTLSADTAGSNFLTARNLGTLTASGSVSDFVGNADPSDLYRFNLSNTSDVTLTLSGLNNDADLYLIQDLNQNGILDNADVLEQSINFGSAAEFIFAQGLAAGSYFVQVAQYSGDTNYTLTYSVIPSDAGNTLATATNLGTLAGRRAVNGSVSSTDLVDIYRFSTDAISDVRLTLTGLSSDADLYLIQDRNNNGLIDAGETIEYSILSGASSESINLSKLAIGTYFVAVEHYSGSTNYTLTLEADSAGKSLATARNIGTLTSTRTFNDSISEQDSVDFYRFNIIAPGNLTVRLDGMTADGDLYLIRDINNNGLVEINEIIAVSATDGISSETINFYDLAAGTYYVRVNQYSGNTNYKLSLTMEPTRPEPGSTLTTATNLGTLSGRRSFSDSLSLNDVDDFYRFSLSTTSDLQVALTGLTSNADLFLIRDMNGNGIVDSMDVLQSSTSLGAVSEFISLSGLAAGTYFVGIRGYGNFTNYTLSLTADSAGETLATARNIGVLTGSRSFTDFLSFQDDSDIYRFSLNIMSNVSINLPGLTADFDLYLGRDLNGNGLIDPGETLAISATDGSNSPESINISNLASGVYYVLVRQFSGEANYTLNLTATPVS; encoded by the coding sequence ATGACATCTACCTCAGTTGAACAATCTGCATTTGCCGGATTGCCAAGCCTGCTAGACCAATCTCCCCTCGATTCATCAATTCCTTCCCTACATTCAACCAATTCAGCAGCCAACTTAACTCCATTGCAACTCCCTAGTTTCAGTGGATCGAGTGCTATTCTTTCAGTTGGCAATTCAATATTCACAGCAGTTAACATCGGCGCGCTCAACGGCACAGTTCTTGGTACTGGCTTAGTTAATAGCAGCGACCCCTCAGATTACTTCCGCTTTACTACCTCGGCTCCGGGTTCCTTAAGCATGAGCCTTACTGGAATGGGCACTGGAGATGCCGATATTTATCTAATTCAAGACATTAACAACAATGGCGTTTTAGACGTTAATCTTGGCGAAATCATTGAAAGATCCCGATCAAGCAGCAATACAGAGTTCCTGTCTGTAAACTTGTTAGCGCCCGGAACCTACTATGCCTTGGTGAACCACTTCAGCGGTGGCACCACCAACTACGTGCTAACTCTCAGTGCTGATACGGCTGGCTCCAATTTCTTGACCGCACGTAACCTGGGAACCCTGACTGCATCAGGTTCTGTCAGCGATTTTGTGGGCAATGCCGACCCCAGCGACTTGTACCGCTTTAACCTCAGCAACACCAGCGATGTTACGCTTACGCTGAGCGGGCTGAACAACGACGCTGACCTTTACCTGATTCAAGACCTAAATCAAAATGGCATTCTGGACAATGCCGATGTACTTGAGCAGTCTATCAATTTTGGCAGCGCTGCTGAATTCATCTTTGCTCAGGGACTAGCGGCTGGTTCCTATTTCGTTCAAGTTGCTCAATACAGTGGTGATACCAACTATACGCTCACCTATTCCGTTATACCCAGCGATGCAGGTAACACTTTAGCTACAGCCACGAATCTTGGTACGCTAGCTGGGCGACGAGCGGTGAATGGCAGCGTCAGCAGTACCGATCTTGTAGATATCTATCGCTTCAGCACTGATGCCATTAGTGATGTTCGGCTAACCCTTACTGGACTGAGTAGTGATGCAGATCTGTACTTGATTCAGGACAGAAATAACAATGGCTTGATTGATGCTGGAGAAACAATTGAATACTCTATTTTGTCAGGTGCTTCGAGTGAAAGTATCAACCTGTCTAAATTGGCGATCGGAACCTACTTTGTAGCAGTTGAGCACTACAGCGGCAGCACCAACTACACCCTTACCCTGGAAGCAGATAGTGCTGGGAAATCTCTTGCAACTGCGCGCAACATCGGGACTTTAACTAGCACTCGCACATTCAATGACTCGATCAGTGAGCAAGATAGTGTTGACTTTTATCGGTTTAATATCATAGCTCCTGGTAACCTTACAGTGAGATTGGATGGGATGACGGCGGATGGTGACCTCTACCTGATTCGTGACATCAACAATAACGGCTTGGTAGAGATAAACGAAATCATTGCCGTATCTGCGACTGATGGCATCAGTTCAGAAACTATTAACTTTTATGATCTAGCAGCCGGAACCTACTACGTGCGGGTCAACCAATACAGCGGTAATACCAATTACAAACTCAGCCTAACAATGGAACCGACTCGTCCAGAGCCAGGTAGCACCTTAACAACCGCAACCAATCTGGGTACATTATCAGGACGGCGAAGTTTCAGCGACAGTCTGAGCTTGAATGATGTGGATGATTTTTATCGGTTCAGCCTCAGTACCACCAGTGATTTGCAAGTAGCTCTCACTGGATTAACCAGCAACGCAGATTTATTCCTGATTCGAGACATGAATGGTAATGGAATCGTAGATTCTATGGATGTGTTGCAATCATCAACCTCGCTAGGGGCAGTATCAGAATTTATCTCACTATCAGGCTTGGCAGCGGGGACTTACTTTGTTGGTATACGCGGCTATGGTAATTTCACCAACTACACTCTGAGCTTAACAGCAGACTCAGCAGGAGAAACATTGGCAACGGCTCGTAATATTGGGGTTTTAACAGGTTCTCGCAGTTTCACCGATTTCCTGAGTTTTCAGGATGACTCTGATATTTATCGGTTTAGTCTCAATATCATGAGCAATGTGAGTATTAACTTACCGGGACTCACGGCTGACTTTGACCTTTATCTGGGGCGTGATCTAAACGGTAACGGTCTGATTGATCCGGGCGAAACTCTCGCCATCTCAGCAACGGATGGTAGTAATAGCCCGGAAAGCATCAACATTAGCAACCTGGCTAGCGGCGTTTATTATGTTCTGGTGCGTCAGTTTAGTGGAGAAGCCAACTATACACTTAACCTGACAGCGACACCTGTAAGCTAG
- a CDS encoding putative Rossmann fold nucleotide-binding protein (IMG reference gene:2510095398~PFAM: Possible lysine decarboxylase~TIGRFAM: TIGR00730 family protein), giving the protein MTTSPSFDPSEALRADLNRLLDRVPNMKHGELIQLALSAILRMSEDEIDRLDWKILNASLQDMERAFRVFYPYRHVRKISIFGSARIAPGTPEYEMAVEFARRITELGFMVITGAGPGIMQAGNEGAGREKSFGLNIQLPFEQGANSFIEGDRKLVPFKYFFTRKLFFLKESDALALFPGGFGTLDEAFECLTLSQTGKSAPMPLVLIDRPGGHYWHDWLEHVEKQLLKRRLISPDDFSLFTITDRLDEACDVILRFYSVFHSCRYIGNRLVIRLNTDISEAAVEELNQNFSDILLKGRIEKSHALPQEAQDMAIGKARLLLHFNQRDLGRLYQMIAAINHLGSQQQPQDSQHPERK; this is encoded by the coding sequence ATGACTACATCTCCATCGTTTGACCCCTCTGAGGCACTGCGTGCAGATCTCAATCGTCTCCTCGATCGCGTGCCAAATATGAAACATGGAGAGTTGATTCAGCTTGCGTTGTCAGCTATTTTGCGGATGTCAGAGGATGAAATCGATCGCCTGGATTGGAAAATCCTCAACGCATCCTTACAGGATATGGAGCGAGCATTTCGGGTATTTTACCCTTACCGCCATGTGCGGAAAATTTCCATTTTTGGCTCGGCTCGCATTGCCCCTGGAACCCCGGAGTATGAAATGGCAGTGGAGTTTGCCCGTCGCATTACCGAACTCGGCTTTATGGTAATCACTGGTGCTGGACCCGGCATTATGCAGGCAGGCAACGAAGGGGCTGGACGAGAGAAATCCTTTGGGTTGAATATTCAATTACCGTTTGAACAAGGAGCAAATTCTTTTATCGAGGGCGATCGCAAACTGGTGCCGTTCAAATACTTCTTCACCCGAAAGTTATTCTTCCTGAAAGAAAGTGATGCCCTCGCACTCTTCCCCGGAGGATTTGGCACCCTGGATGAAGCCTTTGAATGCCTGACCCTCAGCCAAACTGGTAAATCGGCTCCGATGCCACTCGTCCTGATTGATCGCCCAGGAGGACACTACTGGCATGACTGGCTAGAACATGTGGAAAAACAACTCCTCAAGCGTCGCCTGATTAGCCCAGATGACTTCAGCTTATTTACCATCACAGATCGACTGGATGAAGCTTGTGATGTCATCTTACGTTTCTACAGCGTGTTTCATTCCTGCCGCTACATTGGCAATCGGTTAGTCATTCGCCTAAATACCGATATTTCTGAAGCCGCCGTTGAGGAACTCAATCAAAATTTCAGCGACATTTTACTGAAAGGACGGATTGAAAAAAGCCATGCCCTCCCTCAAGAAGCGCAGGATATGGCGATCGGCAAAGCTCGACTACTACTCCACTTCAACCAACGTGATCTGGGGCGTCTCTATCAAATGATTGCAGCGATTAATCACCTGGGTTCGCAACAGCAACCCCAAGATTCTCAACATCCAGAGCGCAAGTAG
- a CDS encoding amino acid/amide ABC transporter membrane protein 1, HAAT family (IMG reference gene:2510095400~PFAM: Branched-chain amino acid transport system / permease component) — protein MTFTLILQNILNGLSIGSVYAIFALGYTLIFSILGIINFAHGAVFTLGAYFTYFLMGGATGFNGLLANAKLPFAFSFWLAMLVSGGVAGLVGVAIERLAFRPLRRRGADPLLTVVSSLGVALVIVNVIQYFVGAENYTFPAGAFGNLPPAINFGTAENPIPIRTVQVVIFLVSMIILTILTHLIHATRYGKAMRAVAEDPTTASLLGIDTDRFIVLTFFVSSFLAGIAGTLVGSSVSIAGPYFGISFGLKGLAVIVLGGLGSIPGAVIGGLAIGLVEAFVPGEFSAYKDAIAFGLLFIVLLVRPQGLMGYKVIQKV, from the coding sequence ATGACCTTTACCCTGATTCTGCAAAACATCCTGAATGGTTTATCGATTGGTAGCGTCTACGCCATTTTTGCACTGGGCTACACGCTGATTTTCTCGATTTTGGGGATTATCAACTTTGCCCACGGGGCGGTGTTTACTCTGGGAGCATATTTCACCTATTTCTTGATGGGCGGGGCAACTGGGTTTAATGGTCTTTTAGCCAATGCAAAATTGCCGTTTGCGTTCTCTTTCTGGCTGGCAATGCTGGTGAGTGGAGGGGTGGCAGGGTTGGTGGGTGTGGCGATCGAGCGGTTGGCGTTTCGTCCCTTACGGCGACGTGGGGCAGATCCCTTACTGACGGTGGTTTCCAGTTTAGGGGTAGCGCTAGTGATCGTAAATGTCATTCAATATTTCGTAGGTGCTGAGAATTACACCTTTCCGGCGGGGGCTTTTGGCAATTTGCCGCCTGCTATCAATTTTGGCACTGCGGAAAATCCGATTCCTATTCGCACGGTGCAAGTGGTGATTTTCCTGGTGTCAATGATAATACTGACCATTTTGACTCATCTAATTCATGCTACTCGTTATGGCAAAGCAATGAGAGCAGTTGCAGAAGATCCTACCACTGCTAGCCTGCTGGGCATTGATACCGATCGCTTCATTGTGCTCACGTTTTTTGTCAGCAGTTTTCTGGCAGGGATTGCCGGAACGCTGGTTGGTTCTAGCGTTAGCATTGCAGGTCCCTATTTCGGCATCAGTTTTGGTTTAAAGGGGTTAGCAGTAATTGTGTTGGGAGGGCTGGGCAGTATTCCCGGTGCGGTAATTGGAGGTTTGGCGATCGGATTAGTAGAAGCGTTTGTGCCTGGTGAATTTTCGGCTTACAAAGATGCGATCGCATTTGGACTGTTATTCATCGTGCTGCTTGTCCGTCCGCAAGGCTTAATGGGGTACAAAGTCATCCAAAAAGTTTAG
- a CDS encoding amino acid/amide ABC transporter substrate-binding protein, HAAT family (IMG reference gene:2510095401~PFAM: Receptor family ligand binding region), which produces MRGAIANILASFLILLPLIGCDRAQTESSSEELSKHLPIGVALAQTSNLALLGQESVNGVKIAEQYFNREGGVNGIPIKLIYQDAGGDEAGAINAFQTLITKHKVLGIVGPSSSQQAFSANPLANRAKVPVVGPTNTAEGIPEIGTFVARVASPVTVLAPNSLNAALKLNPSLQRVAVFYAQNDAFSQSETKIFQKAIPKKGLTIVTIQKFQTTDTDFQTQVTTAINLKPDLVVISSLASDGANLVRQLRELGYKGLIVSGNGLNTPNIFPVCGMYCDGVLIAQAYSPELPSAINKAFREAYIAQYQQDPPQFSAQGFTAVQVFVEAFRALDKTVDFQRLSRPEIRVALNERLLQGTYDTPLGEISFTPDGEVVQKQFYVAQIKVNPDGKSGTFKLLK; this is translated from the coding sequence ATGAGGGGCGCAATCGCAAATATTTTGGCTAGTTTTTTGATACTGCTCCCATTAATAGGGTGCGATCGTGCTCAAACCGAATCTAGTTCAGAAGAGCTTTCCAAGCACTTACCGATTGGGGTAGCCCTAGCCCAAACCAGCAATCTAGCTCTGCTAGGGCAAGAATCCGTCAACGGAGTAAAAATTGCAGAACAGTATTTTAACCGGGAAGGTGGTGTAAACGGCATTCCTATCAAGTTGATCTATCAAGATGCAGGGGGAGATGAAGCTGGCGCAATCAATGCCTTCCAGACCCTGATCACCAAGCACAAAGTTTTAGGCATTGTCGGTCCTTCTTCTTCTCAACAGGCGTTTAGTGCCAATCCCTTAGCCAACAGGGCAAAAGTTCCGGTTGTCGGTCCAACAAACACCGCAGAAGGCATCCCCGAAATTGGAACCTTTGTTGCACGGGTCGCATCGCCTGTCACGGTACTGGCTCCCAATTCCTTAAACGCTGCCCTCAAACTCAACCCCAGCTTGCAGCGAGTTGCCGTATTCTACGCCCAGAACGATGCCTTTAGCCAATCAGAAACCAAAATTTTCCAGAAGGCAATCCCAAAAAAGGGGCTAACAATTGTTACTATTCAGAAATTTCAAACAACAGATACTGATTTCCAAACACAAGTTACAACGGCTATTAATCTCAAGCCGGATCTGGTTGTAATTTCTAGCCTGGCATCGGACGGAGCGAATCTGGTGCGACAGTTGCGGGAACTAGGTTACAAAGGGTTAATTGTCAGTGGTAACGGCTTAAATACGCCTAACATCTTCCCAGTTTGTGGAATGTATTGTGATGGTGTGTTAATCGCCCAGGCTTATAGCCCAGAGCTTCCTAGTGCTATCAACAAAGCCTTTCGAGAGGCATACATCGCCCAGTATCAGCAAGATCCACCACAATTCAGTGCTCAAGGGTTTACAGCAGTGCAGGTGTTTGTAGAAGCATTCAGAGCGCTTGACAAAACTGTTGATTTTCAGAGGCTCTCCCGTCCTGAAATTCGTGTTGCTTTGAATGAGCGACTATTGCAAGGTACCTACGATACTCCCCTGGGTGAAATCTCTTTTACTCCTGATGGGGAGGTGGTACAAAAGCAGTTTTATGTGGCACAGATTAAAGTCAATCCTGATGGCAAGAGTGGCACGTTTAAGTTGTTGAAGTGA
- a CDS encoding metalloendopeptidase-like membrane protein (IMG reference gene:2510095402~PFAM: Peptidase family M23), with protein MFTEQPAPPQPIAEVQTHQSHVAVSQATSQSPTLSRIVAPETLPSPAAAITPSSSTAEAPSLVPVSPAKTATPAPVSAVTPISEGHHSTSAAHEAAKAQRRKEVEQALIEITAKSRAQQKEREEQKAAMDAAKYAEADEFDAAKKVVNNPTLTAKARANLLKKLQAKQAKKNLLAGKKATPNSKNAQAQASSGKSTGAIAAPEYLGNSGTGYISAPIVPITQAELRLRLGKLIGRNLDFAFPLSISAPITSMFGWRIHPISGNPRFHRGIDFGAPLGTPIVAAKAGRVEVADFMDGYGLTVLLRHPKAQQTLYGHLSQVFVKPGDMVKKGQLLGLVGSTGNSTGPHLHFEVHEMTSEGWVALDPALVLNPAIALAQVPQIPASPSRKPQTFNLSLSGLLDINTPTQPFSVIPPVGETLLSGLLPLSRPQDNFVPGMLLPIALFPSAIPEVRWLISPFVDNWLADELLIPLPDLRPPVQTITFNAFPVLEQISESVAFDPTAFVPPTPTAVRLANSKPFNGLTIAEQTPGAVRLEALQKSPAVSSLQANRNLGR; from the coding sequence TTGTTTACCGAGCAGCCTGCTCCTCCCCAACCTATAGCTGAGGTTCAGACCCACCAATCTCATGTTGCTGTCTCTCAAGCGACAAGCCAGTCCCCCACTCTTAGTCGTATCGTTGCGCCTGAAACCCTTCCAAGTCCGGCAGCGGCGATCACTCCTTCTTCTTCTACCGCAGAAGCCCCCAGTCTGGTTCCCGTTTCACCTGCCAAAACGGCCACACCTGCCCCAGTTTCGGCAGTAACCCCTATCTCTGAGGGACATCACAGCACATCTGCTGCTCATGAGGCGGCAAAAGCGCAGCGGCGTAAAGAAGTGGAGCAGGCATTAATTGAAATTACTGCCAAGTCCAGAGCGCAGCAAAAGGAGCGAGAAGAGCAGAAAGCTGCTATGGATGCTGCCAAATATGCCGAAGCGGATGAGTTTGACGCAGCGAAAAAAGTTGTTAACAATCCCACCCTCACAGCTAAAGCGCGTGCAAATCTTTTGAAAAAGCTGCAAGCGAAGCAGGCAAAGAAAAATCTACTTGCGGGTAAAAAAGCGACTCCTAACAGCAAAAATGCTCAAGCTCAAGCCAGTTCAGGAAAATCGACGGGTGCGATCGCAGCCCCTGAATATCTGGGTAACTCTGGGACAGGCTACATATCAGCCCCAATTGTCCCTATTACTCAGGCAGAGCTAAGGCTACGACTAGGCAAACTCATTGGTCGCAACTTAGACTTTGCCTTTCCATTGTCAATTTCAGCTCCGATCACCTCCATGTTCGGCTGGCGCATCCATCCCATCAGTGGGAATCCCCGCTTCCATCGAGGCATTGACTTTGGCGCTCCGTTGGGTACACCAATCGTCGCAGCAAAAGCAGGTAGGGTTGAAGTTGCTGACTTTATGGATGGGTATGGGTTGACGGTTCTTTTACGTCATCCTAAAGCACAGCAAACCCTGTATGGTCACCTGTCGCAGGTGTTTGTCAAACCAGGCGACATGGTGAAAAAGGGGCAATTATTGGGATTGGTGGGTAGTACTGGCAACTCTACTGGACCTCACCTTCACTTTGAGGTGCACGAAATGACCTCTGAGGGGTGGGTGGCGCTAGACCCAGCACTGGTGCTCAATCCTGCGATCGCCCTTGCCCAAGTCCCTCAAATTCCTGCATCTCCTTCTCGCAAGCCGCAAACTTTTAACCTATCGCTCTCAGGCTTGCTCGACATCAACACGCCCACTCAACCGTTCTCTGTAATTCCGCCAGTGGGAGAAACGTTATTGTCTGGGTTGCTGCCTTTATCTAGACCCCAGGATAATTTTGTTCCAGGAATGTTGTTGCCAATCGCGCTGTTTCCTTCTGCTATCCCTGAAGTGCGCTGGCTGATTTCGCCCTTTGTTGATAACTGGCTTGCTGATGAACTCCTGATTCCCTTGCCTGACCTTCGTCCACCAGTCCAAACCATAACTTTTAATGCCTTCCCCGTCCTGGAGCAAATATCCGAATCTGTTGCCTTTGACCCAACAGCCTTTGTTCCACCAACGCCCACTGCCGTTCGTCTGGCAAAT